The window GTTCAAGACGAAAGCGGACGGGTTGAAAGATTGGATCGGTCAAGCCCAATCATCGATCGGGCGTTATCGGCAATGGCTCAAAATGCCGTTTGAGGATTGGGGCTACGGTCAGGCGGTGGCGCCGCCCTGCGCCGCCATTCTCTTTGCGCATCGCTTGTATATTGCGGAAGGATTTGCATCTGGACAGCCGGCGGATTCGGGGATTCATCGGCTGCAGGAGGATATGGAGGCCTGGCGCACGGCATTGGGGCAGGCGAAGACCCTGCCGGTGAAGATGCTGGCGGTGCACGCGCTGCAGGATGATCTTGCGGTGGCCTCCGGACTGCTGGTTCAAGCGGACTTCGACAACAAAGACCTTCCTGCTCTGGCCACGATGCTGCGCCCGCTCGATCAGGTGGAGTCGTCGATGCGCTGGCCGATGCAAAGTGAACTGGCCGCCGCAAGCCAGGCGGCCGACGCGCAGCTCAAAGGCGATCATGGCGACGATGTTCCGTGGCATGTCATGGTGGCCAAGTGGCTGCCGCTGCCCAAACAGCGGCGCTTGAACGAGTATGCGGCGTATTATGACGCCTCTTCCAAAGCGGCCGGCGAGGGACGGCACGGCGCGATGCCCAAGCGCGCCGCCTATATCAAGAATCCGCCGGCGACGGCCATGGATTATCTGACCAACCCAATCGAAAACATCGTGGGGATCAAGCCCTTGTCGTCCTGGGAGCAGTATAACGGGATGGTGATCGATACCGATGCGCGGTTGCGTCTCGCGAGTGTACAGGCCTGGCTCCGCCGTGGCTCGCAAGAGGGCGATCTGGTGACGCGCATCGCCAAGGCCGGTCAGCGATTCTACGACCCTTATACAGGAATGCCCATGCTGGTGAATCCCAAGCGCGGCGTGATCTACAGCGTCGGGCATGACGGAAAAGACCAGGATGCGGATTCCCAGCAGGACGTGGTGGTGTCCGTTCCTCCCAGTCCCTCTTCGTCCGGAAGCGCCAAAGGGTCTGTGAACTCCGGGAAGCCCAAATAACCACATTTCATCGCGCTGCGATCCTCTTGCCGCCCATCTGCTCCGGGATCGCCGTTCCCCCCGGTCAACCAGCCGTGGGGCATGACGTTCATTAGAACGAGTGGCAGGGGCTCTGCGTGCGCCAGCGCCGCGGGACGGAAGACCGGCGACTTGATCCCGGGCGCGGATTGCACGACAATCGTGTGCAGCGCCGCAGTGCCTTGCCGTCAGCACCGAGATGAGGAGCGGCGAATGTTCGTATCCGAAGGCATGACACAGGCTGAGACCGGTCGATACTGTCTGAGTGGGAGGATCTCGACCCTGGAGGAGACGCGGGCTCTCGATCGGTTTCTGGCCGGAGTAGAACGCCGTGCGTTCCGGATGGCGCAGATTGCCCTGGGGCATGACGATGACGCGCTCGACCTCGTGCAGGAGGCGATGCTGAAGCTGGTTGAGCACTATGGAGCGAGACCGGAAGCCGAGTGGGGACCGCTCTTTCATCGTATTCTCCAGTCCAAGATTCGCGATTGGTATCGGCGTACGAGGGTGCGGAATCGGTGGCGGCTCTGGCTGGGGCGGGACGAGGATGGTGACGAGGCCGACGATCCTCTCGAGGCGATTGCCGATACGACGGTCCCGACCGCGGAGCACCAGCTGAAGACCCAAAAAGCTGCGGCTGCCCTCGAGGAGGCCTTGCGGACGCTGCCGTTACGACAACAGCAGGCGTTTCTGTTGCGGGCTTGGGAAGAGCTGGATGTCGCGCAGACGGCGGCGGCCATGGGGTGTTCGGAGGGAAGCGTGAAGACGCATTACTTTCGGGCGATCCATACGCTGCGCAAACAGTTAGGGAATCATTGGCCATGAGCCAGGACCTTCAGTCAGACGAGCGCGAATGGATCAGCCGGGCCAAGGCGGCGCTGGATCGCACGGTTAGTGATCTGGATCAGCCGACCGTCTTGCGGCTGCAGCGGGGGCGCCTTGCGGCCCTCGCGGCCAGTTCCGGGAGGCCGGCCTGGATCCCCTGGGCCTCGGGGTTTGCCGTGGTCTCGGTGGCGGCGTTGGCGGTGTTCCTGTGGATGCGGCAGCCCGCACCCCAGCCGCATGCGGCGGTTTCGTTGGACGATGTCGAGCTCGTCACCTCGGTGGAGAATGTCGAGCTAGCCGAAGACCTCGAATTTTTTCATTGGCTGGCCGACGATGATACGACGGGTTAGTTGGGCGCTGTCGGTGCTGTTGTGGGGTGTGGCAACGGCCTCTGCGGCGCCGCCCGACGCCGCTCCGGTTCCGGATGCGGAGTTCTTGGAGTTTTTGGGTTCCTGGCAGACCGGTGATGACCGCTGGGTTGATCCCTTTCATGCGGCCGATCTGTCGGGAAAGGAGTCCGTGGATCCTCAGAGAGACATCCGGCCATCTGAATCCCAAGCGCGGCCACAAACGAAACGGCGAGAGAGCCGTGGGGAATCGGATGCAAAGGGCAGCCGGCCAGTCGAGCCTCAGCGAGAGATGACGCCATGATGGTCCTGGTGCTCACTATCATCGTGTTCTGCGGAGGGAGCCTGTCGGCCTGGGCCCAGGCCGATTCTCACGGTGTGCCGTGGAACCAGCTGAGCCAGCCGGAGCAGCAGCTCTTGCAGAAATTCAATCAGGACTGGGATCAGCTTCCCGCGGATCGTCAGGAGCGCTTGCGCAACGGCGCGCGGCAGTGGGCGAACATGAATCCCGACGAGCGGTCCGAAGCGCGCCAGCGGTTCCAAGAGTGGCGCCAGATGTCGCCGGACGAGCAGCAGCGGTTGCGCGAGCGATTCCAGCGCTTTCGGGAATTGCCCCCGGAAAAGCGTGAGGCCATTCGCAATGCCCGCCAATGGTACCGATCCCTGCCGCAGGAAGAGCGGCACGAGATGCGCCAGCAGTGGAAGAATATGTCGCCCGAAGAGCGGCAGGCCTACCGGCGCCAGCTCCGCCAGCGGTTTGGCGAGGGACAGGGAGTGCCGCCCAACCAGCCGCGCCCGCACGACCGTCCGTTTCAGAACCATCCCCCCCGTCACGGCCGTTGATTCGGCGGGCCGGTTTTCCGCCGCAGCTTGACAGCGCCGGAGGTATTCCACAGAATCACCGCTCGCGATAGGCCGCCAGATTGTCTGCTGGCCGCGCGCGTATCTCAGGAGATGAATCGATGAAAAGCGAGATCTTATATCCGGGTGCGTTTCCGATGGTGCGAATCGAATTGGCCTCCGGCGAGCACATCAAAGCCGAGTCCGGTGCCATGGTGGGCTCCTCGCCGACGGTGGATGTCGAAAGCAAGATGGAAGGCGGGTTTCTCGGCGCCCTCTCCCGCAAATTGCTGACCGGGGAAAAATTCTTCTTCCAGACCTTGCGGGCGAGCCGCGGGGCCGGCGAAGTGTTGCTGGCGCCGACCGTGCCGGGTGAAATCGTCATTTTGGAACTCGACGGGGTGAATGAATATATGGTTCAGAAGGATGGATTCCTGGCCGGGGCCGACTCCATCACGATCGAGAGCAAGATGCAGAGCCTCAGCCGGGGACTGCTGGGCGGCGAAGGATTTTTCATCCTGAAGATCGGCGGGAAGGGCACGCTGGTCCTGAACAGTTTCGGGGCCATTCACAAGATCGAGCTGAAACCGGACCAGGAATACATCGTGGACAACAGCCACCTTGTCGCCTGGTCTGCCACGACGTCCTACAATATCGAAAAAGCCGCGTCCGGCTGGGTGGCCAGTTTTACCTCCGGCGAAGGTCTCGTGTGCCGGTTCCGCGGGCCTGGTGTGGTCTATATTCAAAGCCGCAATCCAGGCAGCTTTGGCGCGTGGATCAGACAGTTCATCCCGGTATCCGAGTAGCGGATGCTGAACACGGCAACCGGCTTACCCACCCATTCCCCGCGCGCCAGGACACGCTGGTTCCCGAGCTTCGTTCTCTGCCGTGTTGAGCGGCCGGATCATCTCTAAATGGCCACCACGATTTCCCCCAACGCCCTCTGTTTCGGTGAGGAGTTGCCAGCCAGCGGCGTGCCCTGCTTTGTGCAAATCGAGGGGCACGGACTGGCCATCACGTTTGACCGGGATGGTGGAGAGGGTGTGCAGGAAACGGTGCCGTTTGCGGCCTTCGCGGTGTCCGCCGGCGGACTGGATCACGATCATCTCGTGCTGAAATGGGGTGAGGCGCAGCAGGCGCGCACCCTGTACCTCAAGAATCCGCATCTCATCCGGGCCTTTCGCGATGCGGCGCCGGATCATCTGAGCCAGCCGTTCGAGCAAGCGGCCGAGCGGGTGCGCCAGATACGCCACCGGCATCGTGTCATGTGGGGGACTGCCGCCGGCTCGATCCTGGCTGTGGTGGTAGGACTCTGGTTCGGGGCCGATCTGCTGGTTGAAATGGCGGTCAGCCGGATTCCGGTTGAGTGGGAGCAGAAGCTCGGCGAAGCGGCCTATCGTGATTTTCTCAGCCATCAAGAAGTGATGAAAGAGGGGCCCGCCGTCAAAGCGGTGGAGGAGATGACGCAGCGGCTGGCGGACCAGATCCCGAACAACCCCTACAAGTTTCAAGTGACGGTGGTGAAGAGCGACGTCGTCAATGCCTTCGCCCTGCCCGGCGGTTACGTGGTCGTGTTCACCGGCTTGATGAAAAAAGCCGACAGCGGCGAGGAAGTGGCGGGTGTCTTAGGGCACGAGCTGAACCATGTGCTCCAGCGCCACGGGCTCGAACGGATTGTGAAGAACATGGGCGTGATGGCGGTGGTCGCGATCATCGCCGGGGATCAGCAGGGGCTTATCGGATTGATGCGGCAAGTGGGCGTCGAGCTGCTGACGCTGAAGTTCGACCGGGCGCAGGAAACGGAAGCCGACCTCACCGGGTTGCAATTGGTCTATCGGGCCAAGATCGACCCGTCCGGCATGATTACCTTTTTCCAGAAGCTGTCGGAGAAAGACGAGGGGCGCTTGGAGTGGCTCTCCACCCACCCGATGAGCCGCGCCCGAGCGGAGCGCCTGAAGGCCGAGCTGGCCGCGCTTCCGAAACGCTCCTCCGAGCCGTTCACCTTCGAGTGGAAGACCGTGCAGGAGGCGCTCGGTGTGCAGCCGGTCGCGGTTCCGTAAACCCGCAGGGGCTCACTCGTATCGGCGTGATGGCTGATACCCATGGGTTGTTCGATCCGGCGCTCATCGAGCAGGTTGCCAGCGTGGCGGCCATTCTCCTTGCCAACGGGAAAGCGAACGCACGCGTGATTTCATTGGTGGGCCGCGCTATGCCAGAGGTGAAGGGAGCGGCCCATAAACTATTTGAGTAGGTGAAAACAGTTGGTTCGGTTATATGTAGTTCAGGTGGCCGGGGGGCGGTCTGTGCTGTTAGTTTCTAAGGAGGTGTTCCTAATGAAGGTGTTGCGGAGCGTACTCGTTATGGTTCTCATTGGGCTGAGTCAGGTGGGGATCGCGGCGGCAGCCGGGAATCCTGACACGGGTCCCGGCTGCGGGCTGGGCAAGCTGGCCTGGTCAGATTTCAAACGTCAAAAAGATATAGCGCCACAGATACTCATGGCTACCACGAACGGGACTTTTTGGAGTCAGACGTTCGGGATCAGTTTTGGAACGTCCGGCTGCACCAATGATGGAAAGGTGTGGGCCGAGCACAAAACGGAGTTTTTTGTAGCGGCTACGTTTGACAATTTAGCGGGGGATATGGCCCGTGGCCAGGGGGAACATCTGAGTGCGTTGGCGGTGCTATTGGGAGTGCCTGGCGATCACCAAGCGGAGTTTTTTGCGTTCGTTCAGGAGCGCTATCGCGAGCTGGAAAGCCAAGGCGGGAACTCGTCGGGTGCGTTGATCAAGGCGCTTGATGAGGCGATGTCGCGGCATCCTGTGTTCGCGAAGATGTCGCAAGCCGATTAGGATAGTGGGCGAGAAAATAGTTCTTAACGAGATTGACGGAGTAGGGTATAATCCCACCCGGTTGATGACCGGTAGGATTGGTATTTTATTAATACTACTAACGGAGGAGGACCTATGAAGAAAATGCTTTTGTTGTCTGTAGCAGTGCTGTTTGGCATGCAGGCAGGCCTTGCTATGGCGGCCAATCCCGACACTGGCCCAGGCTGTGGCCTCGGCAAGTTGGCGTGGGGCGATTATAAGAACCAGAAGGACATCGCGCCGCAGGTTTTGATGGCCACGACAAACGGCACATTCTGGAGCCAGACATTTGGAATCAGCTCGGGTACCTCCGGCTGCACCAATGACGGCAAGATCATGAGCGAACATAAGGCGACGATGTTTGCGGAGTTGAATTTCGAGAACCTGTCTCAGGAGATGGCTCAGGGGCAGGGTGAGCACCTGGCGTCGATGGCGACGCTGATGGGGGTGCCGGCTCAGCACCAGGGTGAATTTTTCGCCCTCGCGCAGGAACATTACACCTCCTTGGTGAAAGCGGGCGAGGCTTCACCCGTGGCCATGGTGAAGGCGCTGAATGCCACGATCGCGACCCATCCGGTGCTGGCTCAAGCCATTGTAAAGTAATCCAAGAAGCGGAGGGGTCCGGCTGATGGCCGGACCCCTTTTATTTTTACCTCTACGTTGCTCCTTGTTCCCC is drawn from Nitrospira sp. and contains these coding sequences:
- a CDS encoding M48 family metallopeptidase, producing MATTISPNALCFGEELPASGVPCFVQIEGHGLAITFDRDGGEGVQETVPFAAFAVSAGGLDHDHLVLKWGEAQQARTLYLKNPHLIRAFRDAAPDHLSQPFEQAAERVRQIRHRHRVMWGTAAGSILAVVVGLWFGADLLVEMAVSRIPVEWEQKLGEAAYRDFLSHQEVMKEGPAVKAVEEMTQRLADQIPNNPYKFQVTVVKSDVVNAFALPGGYVVVFTGLMKKADSGEEVAGVLGHELNHVLQRHGLERIVKNMGVMAVVAIIAGDQQGLIGLMRQVGVELLTLKFDRAQETEADLTGLQLVYRAKIDPSGMITFFQKLSEKDEGRLEWLSTHPMSRARAERLKAELAALPKRSSEPFTFEWKTVQEALGVQPVAVP
- a CDS encoding TIGR00266 family protein; amino-acid sequence: MKSEILYPGAFPMVRIELASGEHIKAESGAMVGSSPTVDVESKMEGGFLGALSRKLLTGEKFFFQTLRASRGAGEVLLAPTVPGEIVILELDGVNEYMVQKDGFLAGADSITIESKMQSLSRGLLGGEGFFILKIGGKGTLVLNSFGAIHKIELKPDQEYIVDNSHLVAWSATTSYNIEKAASGWVASFTSGEGLVCRFRGPGVVYIQSRNPGSFGAWIRQFIPVSE
- a CDS encoding DUF3015 domain-containing protein, whose translation is MKVLRSVLVMVLIGLSQVGIAAAAGNPDTGPGCGLGKLAWSDFKRQKDIAPQILMATTNGTFWSQTFGISFGTSGCTNDGKVWAEHKTEFFVAATFDNLAGDMARGQGEHLSALAVLLGVPGDHQAEFFAFVQERYRELESQGGNSSGALIKALDEAMSRHPVFAKMSQAD
- a CDS encoding DUF3106 domain-containing protein, with translation MMVLVLTIIVFCGGSLSAWAQADSHGVPWNQLSQPEQQLLQKFNQDWDQLPADRQERLRNGARQWANMNPDERSEARQRFQEWRQMSPDEQQRLRERFQRFRELPPEKREAIRNARQWYRSLPQEERHEMRQQWKNMSPEERQAYRRQLRQRFGEGQGVPPNQPRPHDRPFQNHPPRHGR
- a CDS encoding DUF3015 domain-containing protein: MKKMLLLSVAVLFGMQAGLAMAANPDTGPGCGLGKLAWGDYKNQKDIAPQVLMATTNGTFWSQTFGISSGTSGCTNDGKIMSEHKATMFAELNFENLSQEMAQGQGEHLASMATLMGVPAQHQGEFFALAQEHYTSLVKAGEASPVAMVKALNATIATHPVLAQAIVK
- a CDS encoding RNA polymerase sigma factor; protein product: MFVSEGMTQAETGRYCLSGRISTLEETRALDRFLAGVERRAFRMAQIALGHDDDALDLVQEAMLKLVEHYGARPEAEWGPLFHRILQSKIRDWYRRTRVRNRWRLWLGRDEDGDEADDPLEAIADTTVPTAEHQLKTQKAAAALEEALRTLPLRQQQAFLLRAWEELDVAQTAAAMGCSEGSVKTHYFRAIHTLRKQLGNHWP